In Kordiimonas pumila, a single genomic region encodes these proteins:
- a CDS encoding ATP-dependent DNA helicase, which yields MVEHGHIIGEALKADIGRMRIGDIEAALKRQERDKQYQRADYQTGGKHLYHGHTTDSSIAWETRLEDQVLKQRETVWPLASIEATQKHLENSSLTDKQKAAARFVLRSRDRSVIVAGVAGSGKSHLVRTIKKAAPYRQYLALAPTATAAVDLGTSADIPAGTLAEFLQTGGQKTGRNTILFVDESSMSSTRQTVRLLEVADRRKARIVFLGDTKQLDAIEQGKPFDLLIKMGLRSVFIDQSFRQKNPSMHTLVQAARNGKIKQVFATLGDRLGEYEAADLANQVAERWIKNPNRESIQIAALENSSRISTNAALRHRLQEEGLVSKADHPFKILSSKGLTPALLSLADYYKPGDIIVFHLGHAKLGADKDDKFRVIKSKGGEVQMERLSDGKKMTFDPGRTRKKGMTLYHEQKRNLSLGDKIQWRQNLKDVAGIKNGHTGTIEKIKDGKATIAFDHGPKRTLDLREHQCWDHGYVITTYKQQGKTTPVNWIIANTEKAGEITQKSLYVSLTRAEKSVRLFTDNARKLKHALHINPGGKTSSLQGLGTQRSLHLPISPSPTSRYTNLIDALHPALRMIAANLYDTIKDAKPRRNLTADSILMKDDKASIITAAHIAEKDHMKQHADMRER from the coding sequence GTGGTCGAACACGGACATATTATCGGGGAAGCCCTCAAAGCAGATATAGGGCGTATGCGCATAGGCGATATTGAGGCAGCCTTAAAGAGGCAAGAACGAGACAAACAGTATCAGCGTGCGGACTATCAGACCGGCGGCAAACACCTCTATCACGGGCATACCACTGATAGCTCTATCGCCTGGGAAACCCGTCTAGAAGATCAGGTTCTCAAACAGCGAGAGACGGTGTGGCCTCTCGCGAGTATCGAGGCCACCCAAAAACATCTCGAAAACTCCAGCCTTACCGACAAACAGAAAGCAGCCGCTCGCTTTGTTCTGAGATCACGCGACCGCTCTGTCATTGTGGCCGGTGTTGCCGGGTCCGGAAAATCGCATCTGGTTCGGACCATCAAGAAAGCGGCGCCCTACCGACAGTATCTCGCCCTCGCCCCCACGGCCACAGCTGCCGTAGATCTCGGCACGTCAGCCGACATCCCCGCGGGCACCCTCGCGGAGTTTTTGCAAACAGGGGGGCAGAAGACTGGCAGAAACACAATCCTCTTCGTGGACGAAAGCTCCATGTCCAGCACCCGTCAGACAGTACGCCTCCTTGAGGTCGCCGACAGACGAAAAGCCCGCATTGTCTTTCTGGGAGATACCAAACAGTTGGATGCCATCGAACAGGGGAAGCCATTCGACCTTCTTATCAAGATGGGTCTCAGGTCGGTTTTTATCGATCAATCCTTCCGGCAAAAGAACCCGTCCATGCACACGCTCGTACAAGCAGCCCGCAATGGTAAGATAAAACAAGTGTTTGCGACCCTTGGTGACCGGCTGGGAGAGTATGAGGCCGCAGACCTTGCCAATCAGGTTGCTGAGAGATGGATCAAGAACCCAAACCGCGAGAGTATCCAGATAGCTGCTCTCGAGAACAGCAGCCGCATCAGTACAAATGCAGCCCTCAGACACAGACTGCAAGAGGAAGGGCTTGTTAGCAAAGCAGATCACCCCTTCAAAATCCTGTCCTCCAAGGGCCTCACTCCCGCTCTTCTCTCCCTCGCGGATTATTATAAACCCGGTGACATTATCGTGTTCCATTTAGGTCACGCAAAGCTAGGAGCGGATAAGGATGACAAGTTCCGGGTTATCAAAAGCAAAGGGGGTGAGGTACAGATGGAGCGTCTCTCTGACGGGAAAAAGATGACGTTTGATCCTGGACGAACCCGTAAAAAAGGCATGACCCTCTACCACGAGCAAAAGCGCAACCTGTCCCTCGGCGACAAGATACAGTGGCGACAAAACCTCAAAGACGTAGCGGGGATTAAAAACGGCCACACAGGAACCATAGAGAAGATAAAGGACGGCAAGGCCACCATAGCGTTTGATCACGGCCCCAAGCGCACCCTCGACCTAAGAGAGCATCAATGTTGGGATCATGGCTATGTCATCACCACTTATAAGCAGCAGGGTAAAACCACGCCCGTTAACTGGATTATTGCCAACACAGAGAAAGCGGGCGAGATCACTCAAAAGTCACTGTATGTCAGTCTCACCAGAGCAGAGAAAAGCGTTCGGCTCTTCACAGATAATGCCCGAAAGCTCAAGCATGCCCTTCATATAAATCCCGGCGGCAAGACATCTTCTTTGCAAGGGTTGGGCACTCAGAGATCTTTGCACCTACCCATATCACCCTCTCCTACCTCAAGATACACCAATCTGATTGATGCCCTGCATCCTGCCTTACGAATGATCGCCGCCAACCTTTACGATACGATCAAAGACGCAAAACCCCGGAGAAACCTGACTGCCGACAGTATCCTCATGAAGGATGACAAAGCTTCCATCATCACAGCAGCCCATATCGCTGAGAAGGACCACATGAAGCAGCACGCAGATATGAGGGAAAGGTAA
- a CDS encoding helix-turn-helix domain-containing protein — MERDIRLNWHLLVEEAIKRRKEQKISQRRLAAITGISQPTISRFEQKRDDIQLASAFKVLGALGLLVQR, encoded by the coding sequence ATGGAACGGGATATTCGCCTCAATTGGCACTTACTTGTTGAAGAAGCAATAAAGCGGCGTAAAGAGCAGAAGATTTCTCAACGGCGGTTAGCTGCAATTACTGGCATCAGCCAGCCTACCATTTCGCGCTTTGAGCAAAAACGGGACGATATCCAGCTTGCTAGTGCTTTTAAAGTACTGGGCGCCCTAGGGCTACTTGTTCAACGCTAA
- a CDS encoding type II toxin-antitoxin system HipA family toxin, translating into MAVNLWGKVYYQDTFAGIISQEAGGRCSFEYDEAYLNSTLPAISFTLPKRSASHLHEDGLHPFFDNLCAEGWLKNVQARALGLRKNDRFALLLAFGSDLAGAVHVEDPQPVHDVKIDLDDPENYAALSARASLSGVQPKLGAIKEGRKFRAARQGELATHIAKLPSGTHPNIVALEYLTTQACASLLKGDAVAELTIASLEDVVEAALLVKRFDRSEDGTRLHFEEFNQLLGQKSEDKYDGCYEDMANFILRNADICLKTECDILFRRIMACIVTGNTDAHLKNFAMMHTAQGLRLTPSYDLVAAACYPEYQTIALGLENAHGMSIGKLSAKNIVRLGMLYGLPEGAIMFAVEDFAGRMDRAHDNIDKAKNIEEHIKDKLHEQMEKRWNGIFASIGTYLLKKQ; encoded by the coding sequence ATGGCCGTCAACTTATGGGGAAAGGTGTATTATCAAGATACTTTTGCGGGCATAATTTCGCAAGAGGCTGGAGGTCGCTGTTCCTTTGAATATGATGAAGCTTATTTAAACAGCACACTACCTGCTATTTCGTTCACGCTACCTAAACGCTCAGCGTCGCACCTTCATGAAGATGGTCTGCATCCGTTTTTTGACAATCTTTGCGCAGAAGGGTGGTTAAAGAACGTACAAGCAAGAGCGCTTGGTCTTCGCAAGAATGATCGGTTTGCCCTTTTATTAGCGTTTGGGAGTGATCTGGCTGGAGCTGTTCATGTTGAGGACCCTCAACCTGTGCATGATGTAAAAATCGATTTAGATGACCCGGAAAATTATGCTGCTCTTTCTGCAAGAGCATCCTTGTCGGGGGTTCAACCAAAATTAGGTGCGATTAAAGAAGGGCGTAAGTTCAGAGCGGCACGGCAGGGAGAGCTAGCAACCCATATTGCTAAGCTTCCTTCAGGTACACACCCAAACATTGTGGCCTTAGAGTATTTAACCACGCAAGCTTGTGCATCCTTATTGAAAGGAGATGCTGTTGCAGAACTGACAATTGCTTCCTTAGAGGATGTTGTAGAGGCCGCCTTGCTTGTAAAGCGCTTTGATCGCAGTGAGGATGGAACGCGCCTGCATTTTGAAGAGTTCAATCAACTGCTTGGTCAAAAATCCGAAGATAAGTACGACGGCTGTTACGAAGACATGGCAAACTTCATATTGAGGAATGCAGATATCTGCTTGAAAACGGAGTGCGATATACTGTTTCGCCGGATCATGGCATGCATAGTGACTGGCAATACAGATGCTCATCTTAAAAACTTTGCCATGATGCATACAGCGCAGGGGCTGCGTCTGACTCCTTCGTATGATCTGGTAGCAGCAGCTTGCTATCCTGAATATCAAACCATAGCTCTAGGTTTGGAGAATGCGCACGGTATGTCTATCGGCAAACTTAGTGCAAAGAACATAGTGCGGCTTGGAATGCTTTATGGTTTGCCAGAAGGCGCCATTATGTTTGCAGTTGAAGACTTTGCTGGGCGCATGGACCGGGCACACGATAATATCGATAAAGCTAAGAACATAGAAGAGCATATTAAAGATAAACTGCATGAACAGATGGAAAAGCGATGGAACGGGATATTCGCCTCAATTGGCACTTACTTGTTGAAGAAGCAATAA
- a CDS encoding antitoxin MazE family protein yields MATGVNERVQRHRENMRAAGMRQIHIWVPDTIKKNFAIECARQSRSIRGDAGDTDTQNWIEKAADTEGWA; encoded by the coding sequence GTGGCAACAGGTGTCAATGAACGTGTACAGCGACACAGAGAAAATATGAGAGCTGCAGGTATGCGACAAATTCATATCTGGGTACCTGACACCATAAAGAAAAACTTTGCAATCGAATGTGCTCGGCAGTCCAGGTCTATTCGCGGTGATGCCGGGGACACAGATACCCAGAACTGGATTGAAAAAGCTGCTGATACTGAAGGGTGGGCATGA
- a CDS encoding type II toxin-antitoxin system PemK/MazF family toxin, with product MRRGDLVTIALQGNYGIPRSALVVQSDPFEEHPSCVMLPITTELKDILLFRLRA from the coding sequence ATGAGGCGCGGTGATCTCGTTACAATTGCCCTGCAAGGTAACTACGGCATACCAAGATCAGCTCTTGTTGTTCAATCTGACCCGTTTGAGGAGCACCCCTCTTGTGTGATGCTCCCTATTACCACCGAGTTGAAGGATATACTACTGTTCAGACTTAGAGCCTAA
- a CDS encoding type IV toxin-antitoxin system AbiEi family antitoxin domain-containing protein, with product MTELETQKDHLISILQDQTVVRARDLRSEGIAASTVARAVKTGDIIKIDRGLYQLQNGQVHEEQALAEVSKRVPNGTICMMSALAFHGVTDQIPAKTWVAIGPKDWAPKITYPPIRFVRFQKKYLHYGIEFHMIGGVKVPVYSISKTLADAFRNPKLLDRSVAIEAMKNALEARKVTPSGIAEAASVCGAWKKIRPYLEAITSNG from the coding sequence ATGACAGAGCTTGAAACACAAAAGGACCATCTGATCTCCATTCTTCAGGATCAAACTGTTGTACGTGCAAGGGATCTCCGATCTGAGGGCATTGCAGCAAGCACTGTTGCTCGCGCGGTCAAAACCGGTGATATTATCAAAATCGACCGCGGGCTATACCAACTTCAAAATGGTCAAGTTCACGAGGAGCAAGCACTCGCAGAAGTCTCTAAACGTGTACCAAATGGCACGATATGTATGATGTCCGCGCTCGCATTTCACGGTGTAACCGACCAAATTCCTGCCAAAACCTGGGTTGCAATCGGGCCGAAAGACTGGGCACCGAAAATCACCTATCCGCCAATTCGCTTTGTTAGGTTTCAGAAGAAATATCTGCACTATGGTATAGAGTTTCATATGATTGGCGGCGTGAAGGTTCCGGTATACTCTATTTCCAAGACACTGGCCGACGCCTTTCGAAACCCTAAGCTACTGGACCGGTCTGTAGCTATAGAGGCAATGAAAAACGCTCTTGAAGCCAGAAAAGTCACCCCGTCAGGCATTGCAGAAGCAGCAAGTGTCTGCGGGGCCTGGAAAAAGATCAGGCCGTATCTGGAGGCGATCACATCCAATGGTTAA
- a CDS encoding nucleotidyl transferase AbiEii/AbiGii toxin family protein, translating to MVKVSPVSIKQRLHNHARSSGRVYNTVLIAYGLQRLIYRLSVSKHANDYILKGGMLVTQWTLDSVRPTKDLDFLGFGDSDADHLIDVFSEVMELDGDDGLNFDTATLAATPIRDTQDYGGIRLKTTAYLDKTKIPITIDVGFGDAIVDPDYRIDYPSLLDMPPATLRAYPPESVIAEKFHAVVALGLINSRMKDYYDLWSIPQALALNEDMLDKAIAETFKRRGHAIPTTCPPGFSDMFAEDAEKKRQWAAYAESVNLENVSLQRVTEEIWDYLAPACARICKREET from the coding sequence ATGGTTAAAGTCAGCCCAGTGTCCATCAAACAGCGCCTCCATAATCATGCCCGATCCAGTGGACGTGTCTACAATACTGTCCTCATCGCCTATGGCCTGCAAAGGCTTATATACCGCCTATCTGTATCAAAGCATGCAAATGATTATATCCTTAAGGGCGGCATGTTAGTAACACAGTGGACACTCGATAGTGTACGGCCAACAAAAGACCTGGACTTTTTGGGCTTCGGAGACAGTGACGCAGACCATCTGATAGATGTGTTCTCCGAAGTCATGGAACTAGATGGAGATGACGGCCTTAACTTTGACACGGCAACACTCGCCGCCACCCCTATAAGGGATACGCAAGATTATGGTGGCATCCGCCTCAAAACAACAGCCTATCTAGACAAAACAAAAATACCGATCACCATTGATGTCGGATTTGGGGATGCCATCGTGGACCCTGACTACCGTATTGACTATCCATCCCTATTAGATATGCCGCCTGCAACCTTGCGGGCTTATCCGCCAGAATCCGTCATTGCAGAGAAGTTTCATGCAGTGGTCGCGCTCGGCCTGATCAACAGCCGGATGAAAGACTATTATGATCTTTGGTCGATACCACAAGCTCTAGCCCTCAATGAGGACATGCTTGATAAGGCGATTGCAGAGACGTTCAAACGGCGCGGCCATGCTATACCGACAACATGCCCACCCGGGTTCTCGGACATGTTCGCTGAAGACGCCGAGAAAAAACGCCAATGGGCTGCCTACGCTGAATCGGTAAATCTTGAGAATGTCAGCCTGCAACGAGTCACAGAGGAAATTTGGGATTATTTAGCTCCCGCCTGTGCGAGAATCTGCAAACGTGAGGAAACCTAG
- a CDS encoding conjugal transfer protein TraG N-terminal domain-containing protein: MLERRLLIALLWLILALSPAHAVEQDYITYGGIHALSAAFRYVALFFSNGDYGGLVYITAVIGFVVSAFVSIRHGGRDDRTIGNWLLTFAMSVGLYTAFIVPKGTIHIYDRTLNAYEPVSGVPDGIILVAGLTNTLEEVAVDIANTVSLTPYENTAGGIVFELIRSTFKTERPIDDAYLWENIKTYYIECGQVAAALPGSGFTLNALNRTSTNLLSTLGNAQSAAVAVPYRTEADPVGTMTSCTDAYGLIQSALNDPATYTSVVAGLCRSVGFDTADAGQLGQCHTILDDIIPDIFGQVGDRLTYLQSASIAMAIQDAAADLNPERAIAQETNRRFIIQGVGLFSFAQEYGPAIRAGFLAAALTTLVVTTLFILTPWRNRAFSLSIGFFVFVAVWGIIDIGLQVVIEEIALDAFEEVKRSNLAFDAFMLTPPATVKALGVFGASRLISITLASTIVVTIFRLSGASFGQLTSTLARHGEDVGGGAAEARLDPERLASGTQARAEAVGSLRGMSAEGTGAFRGMTEMAEGRLVGELSRHGAFVSGGHTMGFGMEDIYRKSGSIEGGRAAGQVEGFMRNIDGAPEDMAVVAQDQAATASERSILEAGAYENAAANLASGAGIGLSDAKSLMAGYEHALLTGRITGAEGDLGRVLSTATLEEGQRIGAAGGVGLAATHANMTPAQIAEAEGFLNTLYGAGETLFAERAQADDLTRVSRAGEVRRERQVGEVEGLEKAAAYRGSDLNAMSRQAAGTNAAEHVLGADRLTSFAGDHGISAEDILFARGSNYELAVNARTLEAFGPQLTEGQLEVARPGSSMALSFDPHTGEIGRIDVRSGQSGSLDNTTHIQDGYRVDARQGTEGGMSLFRFADLNDAGNMQGAAQFASAYLTADREGSDRSFGDSVAQQASSYLSNIAGKQVSYLESNSSTGTAETYAAIKGSGGFRVFGVGITGEAGAKGSRAWSDVDSKQLVNSFDYWNDQARNVYDQTLGNSEFDGDHIKRSSAFLKGISDLREQAVDIKAWVKDQEHEDRQSMSTEDVQSSAQEEDANRTIKPSYPRGFRAH; encoded by the coding sequence ATGCTTGAGCGCCGCTTGCTGATAGCCCTACTATGGCTCATCTTGGCTTTATCGCCTGCGCATGCAGTAGAGCAGGATTATATCACCTACGGCGGCATACATGCCCTCAGTGCCGCGTTTCGCTATGTGGCGCTGTTCTTCTCGAACGGAGACTATGGCGGTCTCGTCTATATTACGGCGGTCATTGGGTTTGTGGTTTCTGCTTTTGTATCAATCCGCCATGGCGGGCGAGACGACAGGACAATTGGCAACTGGCTGCTCACCTTCGCGATGAGCGTGGGGCTGTATACAGCCTTCATTGTCCCGAAAGGCACCATTCATATTTATGATAGAACCCTCAACGCTTATGAGCCGGTCTCGGGTGTGCCGGACGGTATTATTCTGGTGGCGGGTCTAACAAACACGCTTGAGGAGGTGGCCGTTGATATCGCGAACACGGTGAGCCTCACTCCTTATGAAAACACCGCGGGCGGGATCGTGTTCGAGCTTATCCGGTCAACCTTCAAGACGGAGAGGCCGATTGATGATGCGTATCTCTGGGAGAATATAAAGACCTATTATATCGAATGCGGGCAGGTGGCGGCCGCACTTCCCGGATCCGGCTTTACCCTCAACGCCCTCAATAGAACGTCCACCAATCTCTTGTCGACGCTCGGAAACGCTCAGTCTGCGGCTGTCGCGGTCCCCTATAGGACAGAAGCGGATCCGGTCGGAACCATGACCAGTTGCACCGATGCTTACGGTCTGATCCAGAGTGCACTGAATGATCCGGCCACTTATACTTCGGTGGTTGCAGGTCTCTGCCGGTCTGTGGGGTTTGATACAGCGGACGCTGGGCAACTGGGGCAGTGTCACACGATCCTTGATGATATTATCCCGGATATTTTTGGTCAGGTCGGTGACCGGCTCACCTATTTGCAGTCCGCGTCCATTGCTATGGCCATTCAGGATGCGGCGGCGGACTTGAACCCTGAGCGGGCGATCGCGCAGGAGACCAATCGGCGTTTTATCATTCAAGGGGTGGGGCTCTTCAGTTTTGCGCAGGAATACGGCCCGGCTATCCGGGCGGGGTTTCTGGCAGCGGCGCTGACGACGCTGGTGGTCACCACCTTGTTTATCCTCACACCGTGGCGCAACCGGGCCTTCTCGCTTTCGATCGGCTTCTTTGTCTTTGTGGCAGTGTGGGGCATTATCGATATTGGCCTGCAGGTGGTAATTGAGGAGATCGCCCTTGATGCCTTTGAGGAGGTGAAACGCAGTAACCTGGCATTCGACGCCTTCATGCTAACGCCGCCCGCTACTGTCAAAGCCCTCGGCGTGTTCGGAGCCAGCCGCCTTATCTCTATCACGCTCGCCAGCACGATAGTGGTGACAATCTTCAGATTATCTGGTGCGAGCTTTGGGCAACTGACATCCACGCTTGCGCGGCACGGTGAGGATGTTGGCGGCGGCGCGGCGGAAGCCCGGCTTGACCCCGAGCGTCTGGCTAGTGGCACGCAGGCGCGCGCGGAGGCTGTAGGAAGCTTAAGGGGGATGAGTGCAGAAGGCACAGGAGCCTTTAGAGGTATGACAGAAATGGCCGAAGGAAGACTTGTCGGTGAACTCTCTCGCCACGGCGCGTTCGTGTCCGGTGGTCATACCATGGGATTTGGTATGGAGGATATATACCGAAAGAGTGGGTCGATTGAAGGTGGCAGGGCTGCAGGGCAGGTTGAAGGCTTTATGCGCAACATTGACGGCGCGCCGGAAGATATGGCTGTCGTGGCACAAGACCAAGCAGCGACTGCTTCTGAGCGTTCAATCCTGGAGGCGGGTGCGTATGAAAATGCGGCTGCCAATCTTGCGAGCGGAGCGGGTATAGGACTATCTGACGCCAAAAGCCTGATGGCAGGATACGAGCATGCCTTGCTGACAGGTCGGATCACAGGTGCAGAAGGGGACTTGGGCCGGGTCCTCAGCACAGCAACGCTGGAAGAAGGGCAGCGGATCGGGGCTGCGGGCGGGGTCGGTTTGGCTGCCACACACGCAAACATGACCCCGGCTCAGATCGCTGAAGCTGAAGGGTTTTTAAACACGCTCTACGGTGCCGGTGAGACCCTGTTCGCTGAGCGTGCACAGGCAGATGATCTAACACGTGTCAGCAGAGCCGGGGAGGTGCGGCGAGAGCGGCAGGTCGGCGAGGTGGAAGGGCTTGAGAAAGCGGCCGCTTACAGGGGAAGTGACCTAAATGCCATGTCCCGGCAGGCAGCGGGGACAAATGCTGCCGAGCATGTACTCGGGGCTGACCGTCTTACCAGTTTCGCAGGTGACCATGGGATCAGTGCTGAGGATATCCTCTTTGCGCGCGGCAGCAATTATGAACTGGCCGTCAATGCGCGAACGCTGGAAGCTTTTGGTCCTCAGCTGACAGAGGGGCAGTTGGAGGTTGCGCGCCCAGGGAGCAGTATGGCTCTCTCGTTTGATCCTCATACAGGTGAGATTGGCCGCATTGATGTGAGGAGCGGTCAAAGTGGCTCGCTCGACAATACCACGCATATACAGGATGGTTACCGGGTGGATGCACGTCAGGGCACAGAAGGAGGGATGTCCCTGTTCCGGTTCGCAGACCTCAATGACGCCGGAAACATGCAGGGCGCTGCCCAGTTCGCCAGTGCGTATTTGACGGCTGACAGAGAAGGGAGTGACCGCTCGTTCGGAGATAGTGTGGCCCAGCAGGCCTCCAGCTATCTCTCCAATATTGCAGGGAAACAGGTCAGCTATCTGGAATCGAATTCTTCCACTGGTACTGCTGAAACCTATGCCGCTATTAAGGGAAGCGGAGGTTTTAGAGTCTTTGGTGTTGGCATCACGGGAGAGGCTGGAGCAAAGGGGTCACGTGCTTGGTCAGATGTTGACAGCAAACAGTTGGTGAACAGTTTTGATTATTGGAACGATCAAGCCCGAAATGTTTATGATCAAACCCTTGGGAACAGTGAGTTTGATGGAGACCATATCAAAAGGTCATCAGCTTTCCTGAAAGGGATCAGCGATCTTCGTGAGCAGGCGGTAGACATAAAGGCTTGGGTGAAAGACCAGGAGCATGAAGATAGGCAGTCTATGAGCACAGAAGATGTACAGTCTAGTGCTCAGGAGGAGGATGCTAATCGCACTATCAAACCTTCATATCCGAGAGGCTTTAGAGCGCATTGA
- a CDS encoding conjugal transfer protein TraH: MTPLRNKLLSLVFILFLMPGLQSAWGQDWTEAWFDATTSSGPSSFEGQRRGYLHGGQFSGRFRLANDNLFSVTPPRIKAGCGGIDLFAGGISFLDPEYLVEKFENILQAAPALAFSMALKAHCETCEDVMSKLEATSSFLNSIQVNDCRMANQVARVITGDNPDFYSNVLEEATGSRSLADAVEKHYHGAQQAIRDNDNKPPVDLRGEVESCPAPVKALFADGSVISHAADRVGMGAMDEIVRAYIGDVIISWPSSANAPTIREIERCPAVDRFSSYDFLTGDVQGRAASGGACQLATSVSVIDMVRARMQAIGAKIRSKTALTADEIDFINQSAQPVWEIIRNGVVRGTLNEAIDAYEYPIASSLAFRIFDDLLTNVDFLVSKALTDAGSPGVDGSVTGSSPCNLAIYEPARAKLERLRHDLVEARKASFQAYRVTVGEQHSISAQAALFTEDRDTASSRYILSQSER; this comes from the coding sequence ATGACGCCCTTGAGGAACAAGCTATTATCTTTAGTTTTTATCCTCTTTCTTATGCCCGGGCTGCAATCCGCATGGGGGCAGGACTGGACGGAGGCCTGGTTTGATGCCACCACCTCGTCGGGGCCGTCTTCCTTTGAGGGGCAACGCCGGGGATATTTACACGGCGGGCAATTCTCGGGGCGGTTTCGGCTCGCAAATGATAATCTCTTTAGCGTGACCCCGCCCCGGATTAAGGCCGGGTGCGGCGGCATTGATCTCTTTGCGGGCGGTATCAGTTTTCTGGATCCGGAATATCTTGTCGAGAAATTTGAGAATATCCTTCAGGCCGCCCCGGCGCTCGCTTTCAGTATGGCGCTCAAGGCCCACTGTGAAACCTGCGAGGATGTGATGAGCAAGCTAGAGGCGACCTCCTCGTTTCTGAACTCTATCCAGGTCAATGACTGCCGTATGGCCAATCAGGTGGCGCGGGTTATCACAGGCGATAATCCTGATTTTTACTCGAATGTCCTTGAAGAGGCGACAGGCAGCAGAAGTCTCGCGGACGCGGTCGAAAAACATTATCATGGGGCGCAGCAAGCAATCCGGGACAATGATAACAAACCACCAGTTGACCTGCGAGGCGAGGTTGAGAGCTGCCCGGCTCCAGTGAAAGCCCTGTTCGCGGATGGTTCGGTGATCAGTCACGCAGCAGACCGGGTCGGTATGGGGGCTATGGATGAGATCGTTAGAGCCTATATCGGGGATGTGATCATCAGTTGGCCATCGAGTGCGAACGCGCCGACCATACGGGAGATTGAGCGGTGCCCGGCGGTAGACAGGTTTTCTTCGTATGATTTTCTGACGGGGGATGTGCAAGGGCGCGCGGCAAGTGGCGGCGCCTGCCAGTTGGCGACCAGCGTATCGGTGATTGATATGGTCCGCGCGCGTATGCAAGCGATTGGAGCGAAGATCAGGTCAAAGACGGCGCTGACAGCAGATGAGATCGACTTTATCAACCAGTCAGCCCAGCCCGTCTGGGAGATTATCAGAAACGGGGTTGTACGCGGTACGCTCAATGAGGCTATCGACGCCTATGAGTATCCGATTGCTTCCTCGCTTGCCTTCAGAATATTTGACGACCTGCTCACCAACGTGGATTTTCTTGTGAGCAAGGCGCTCACGGACGCAGGCTCTCCGGGCGTCGATGGATCTGTGACGGGAAGCAGTCCCTGTAACCTGGCGATCTATGAGCCTGCTCGCGCCAAGCTGGAGCGCTTACGCCATGATCTTGTTGAAGCGCGCAAGGCGTCGTTTCAGGCGTACCGGGTGACGGTCGGCGAGCAGCATTCTATTTCGGCGCAGGCGGCGCTCTTCACGGAAGACAGAGATACGGCGTCAAGCCGCTATATCCTGTCGCAGTCTGAACGCTGA
- a CDS encoding conjugal transfer protein TraF, which translates to MSCLRFCNFLVFLASVAVVSTALSRIYAAEPLDGEKKSKRGWNWYEEPPRPEPIHPDRAVKPDIPPLKVLKQMTPEAVGEIMEAQLAYAIASEEVTEVAAYYTLMDFVRRRSRTFTALTSIALLENPSLNARTDYPVTNAGRTAKSRARKGERDRRLVESNRDYALIMFSSEGCGYCDVQWATVQAFKDKVGWVIRRLDVAAYPERAARFAVEATPTTILIQKGSDTWFPVAVGVESLPVLSDNIYRAIRLIAGETHPGQFLNSESDDGGFFDPGKSLRLSAGDPIPGERRNE; encoded by the coding sequence ATGAGCTGTCTCCGTTTCTGTAACTTTCTGGTGTTTCTGGCCTCCGTTGCGGTCGTCTCTACCGCGCTCTCAAGGATCTATGCGGCAGAGCCTCTGGACGGGGAGAAGAAGAGTAAACGCGGCTGGAACTGGTATGAGGAGCCGCCGCGTCCTGAACCCATCCACCCGGATAGGGCGGTCAAACCAGATATTCCGCCTCTTAAAGTCTTGAAGCAGATGACACCTGAGGCGGTCGGGGAGATTATGGAGGCGCAGCTCGCCTATGCGATTGCAAGCGAGGAAGTGACCGAGGTGGCAGCCTATTATACCCTGATGGATTTTGTGCGTCGGCGGTCCCGCACCTTCACAGCGCTCACCTCAATCGCGCTCCTTGAGAACCCGTCCTTGAATGCCCGCACAGACTATCCGGTCACCAATGCGGGCCGGACTGCGAAAAGCAGAGCGAGAAAAGGGGAGCGGGACAGAAGGCTCGTTGAGAGTAACCGGGACTATGCCCTTATTATGTTCAGCAGCGAAGGCTGTGGTTACTGCGATGTGCAGTGGGCGACGGTGCAGGCCTTCAAGGATAAGGTGGGCTGGGTCATCAGACGACTGGATGTTGCGGCTTACCCTGAACGAGCGGCCCGGTTTGCCGTTGAGGCGACCCCCACCACCATTTTGATCCAGAAAGGCAGCGATACCTGGTTCCCGGTTGCGGTCGGGGTCGAGAGCCTGCCGGTCCTGAGCGATAATATCTACCGGGCCATCCGCCTGATCGCTGGCGAAACCCATCCCGGGCAGTTTTTAAACTCTGAAAGCGATGATGGTGGCTTTTTTGATCCCGGCAAGTCTCTGAGGCTTTCTGCTGGTGATCCAATTCCAGGTGAGAGGAGGAATGAATGA